In Ciona intestinalis unplaced genomic scaffold, KH HT000074.2, whole genome shotgun sequence, the sequence cgtggctcactgtaggacctcacccatatagaatagaacatgtTACATGaaagataaaacaaatctaaaagcACAGAGGAGAGGTATAGACCAATTGTaacaatttatgttaaattgtGAATAATTTGATAACCATATTTTCCACTGCTTTGGTTACTATGCTTGCctaatattgttaattttacaCACAGGTACTTACAGTATTACAACCAGTTAAGAAGAAAGAACAAAAAACCTTGCATGGACTTCTTTAACCAACACCCATTAAGACCAATatatggtaaatttaaaatatatttgttactcCTACTGTGTATGTAAGGCTATGCAAGGAACATAAGGCTAAAGGTTGTATTGAACCAACTTTAGCTTAAACTTTTGGCGAACACTCAAACTCTCAAAGTTGGGCCAAACCtccaaagtttattttataccgCTTCTGTTCTTATATCTATGTTTCTGGTTTCAAGAAAATTATAGCTGCTAGAAATGTTTTGACATTAACATAACATTGTAAATGTAATTATACTTAATATTACATccacataaaaatgttataaaacccACAGGTGTACCACTTGGAGGCATAGGTAGCGGGACCATCAACCGTGGGTGGCAGGGTGATTTCTGCAAGTGGCAACTTAAACCAGGAATATATACGTTTGATTGTCCACTTGCTGATCAGGTGAGGGTGTGTTAGGGGCGTGGTCTATAACTTTATAcaatatgggtgaggtccttgtcagagaacctgggatttaggctagaGTTGGCTAaaacatgtaacttatttatcctgccTGGCAGGGCAACCATggacttttgttttatatatcttgTGCGTGGTTACCAGTTATCGATTTGCATCTATTTCCAATATTCTAGCTTTACTAAACTTAATGATATTAAATGTGTCTAATTACCATTTCCTGCTGCCAATTAAAACGTAATGTTAGAAACAGCTCTTCTTGTTATACCATCATCTCATCTGCTATATGGCAAGATACATGAGTGTCTGACACTTTGACAGTCCCGGTAATTGTAAACGACGTTCCGTGAATCTTGCCCTAATGTAGCACCTTTGTTGTTCggacatttaattaaattacccTTTTAATTTAGTACCCATATGTATCAGAAGAGctatttaatgttttactagcaaagtaaaaacaacagcagaataaaagttaatattttaatcgaATTGTTCCATACATTTactcttgttttttaaaataattcttctgccactttttttaaatttttagcaaAAGGCTACCTGTATACTGTACAGGGTTTGACAATACCGGAATTCAAATAAATGACAGAACTGCTAGAAAGCAACTGTAATACGCATGGCAGTaacagtttatattaaactCCAATATTTTAACCCAAATATCCATCACAGTTTATAGTTTCTATAAGAAGACACAACACAGTAGTTTGCCAACAAGTACTTAGTACCAAGGGACCATCAGGAGAGGCTTTACGAACTTGGAATTGGAAGTACTGTGGTTCATACGCATACTACAATGGATTATACCCTCGTGCATGGACGGTATATGATTTACAAGGGCAAAACATCGTTTTAACTTGTAGACAAATATCCCCGGTATTCCCTAATGATTACaaggtaattaaaacaattaaaactatttttcaaactatatatataatcattacatttatgctaaattaaaattaaaatttatttaaaattgttaaaaattgttcCTAATAATTATGGAATTTTTCCAAAACACCCTAAAcctttttgttgaaaattattagtattatatatatatataatataaatataaatatatattttttatattatagataTTTTTTAGGCCTATAGCCCATGTTCCAAGAACTTCTAGTGTAATAActacatagaatagaatgtattgaaaccaatattttaactGTCTTTGGGACTTCTTAAGAATCATAGTTCTGCTAATCAAAGACATAATTTACTTGCGCAAGAAGTTATTTCTTGGTAGGCATGTATTAAGAACTATTGTATGTGGTTGGTACTTGGTAGCAACAGAAGTAGAGCAATGAATGTTTTACGAACATATAAGCAAACAAAGCTtacaccaagtgctactaaataaacaatagGCAAACATTAAGTCCAACTAATGGTGTACCAAAGATATTTTTCACCAATAATCACCAGCATCATCAGTTTCTTATTTAGATTCATCCCATTATATACCTTTGGTTAATTTATGTCTATTGCCTATTTGTAGcaattgatatttaaataaatcacatttcatcatttagttaaaacgtcCCTGACTGTGCATTGTGATTCAATAATGTTCTGCAGTTTCTTTTGTTAATATTCATtaagtaatttaattttcattgttttgcaACAATAACAGGACACAAGCCTCCCAGCAGCGGTGTTCGTCTGGGACGTTGAGAATCGCGGAAACGAAGAGGTGGAAGTaactattgtgatgtcactggAGAACGGAACCGGTAACAATGGCCCATTGTTTTATCATagatatatactttatatgtAAACAATGAGTATTATGCTGTTTGTTCATTAAGTGTATAATTTAACGAATAATTattactgttgttgttgctgctgtaCCTTTGGTGTTGGATAATGGACCTTCTACATCCCAGGCCTTAAATGTTTCTCCATTtctatgtatatagtagggtgggggaagatgggacaccttttcgttctattttctcatctgttaattgtttaaaacacgattaggatattaaatgccaaatgtgtcccgtcttgccccatCCTACTTTATATTCTTGTTAAGGGTCGGGGGTTTGTGACTCTTGACTAATTTATGCTGATATTATGAATTAAAGTCTGCACCTCACCCTTAtaacattacatttatataacgCCAACCAGATACTTGTGTACGTGCGAACAGTGCGACTCCTGAACAACTGATTCTGTACAGATAGATGGAGGGTGTGCCTCACATCTGACCTTACCCTTATAAAACACATCTAATATACATCATATATCCTTTCCCAGGCAACCCTgaacaacaaaagaaagtATCAGGATTATGGAATGAACCGTTCAGTAATACTGACCATAATAATAAAGCAAAGGGTGTTGTGATGCATAATACAACGTATAGGGATATGCCGTACACATTGACTGTAGCTGCTGCTGAAAAGGTAAGGATCTAAGcgttataaatgtaaataacctTGTTCAGTTTTATTGGTGCCGTGACTCAGTTGATTAGCGTCTGCCTCTGACTTagaggtaattggttcaaggctcgttgctgctacaattgtgggcacaatgtgtatgatacagaacaatcgtgttataatgagtaatgactgccgttgcccggccatgcgagaataactaagttacaaatgtggtaactcataagcaagcgtgaagtgtatgaaacagaacacccgtgttataacaactgcagGTGTTATCTTAACCTCCgtgtttatatatgtataaagcacaactttatatatatgtatataaatagcactcaacatttttatatttatatatagccaatatatatctatatacaacctgatacataatataaatacagcCAGGTGTAGATGTGACACACTGCACCAGCTTCAATCCAACCCACAACGGAGCTGAGGTTTGGAACTCGTTGTTGAATACAGGAAGATTACAATCTAAACCAGGTAAGTTGAATCAGTTGATTATGGTGTTTTAACTTGGTGgctctaaaatattaaagttttatttcttaattcatcaaaacataaataaaatatagaatgtaGGTTGGTTAGTTTACATAAAGTCCACACAATATTTGGTTAATAAGTAAATGGCTACTAGAATTTCTCTCTCAATGTATGTTTATTGAAAAGACACAGCGGGGTAAAATCTGTTTCGGATAAATCTTGTCAcacctgtttcaaaagtttggtTGACATTTCATCCCAGGCAACCCCTAAAGTAACCCACATATTAACTCACGTTTGTTATTAGGATTGTTGGCAAACATGTTCCATAACTACTGGTCACACAAGACTTGTCAGTTTTACTACATGATATTTATTTGTCATTGaaagatatatatgtataagtCAAATCTAAGTTAGGGTTGTAAATtactttacttttataatGGTATCTTATTTATCTTGGCAAATATTGTATTACTCTTGTTACCAAGCATATTGGAAATTATCTTTTattggctcatctggtattaacatagtgtatttttgATTCCCTGAAATCTTGCCGGATAACAGCAACACACAAGGTTTTATGCCAAATGAACAGTTTAAAGATTATTTAGATGTCTGGGGATGCCTTTATTATCAGTATGCAGATACCCGCCTACTTGTGGTGTGTGTTGTATTACAACATGTCTCCTACATAATTATGTGTAGTTAATAAGTAGCTTGGtaagattaattaatatttggtGTACCAATGTACTGCCTGGCAGGATACTTATGAAATACTAACCTCCATTATTATTACGTAGGATGATTAATTACCTGTTGCTGCAGACATTTATGTAACTGTAATGGAGCTCATATTGTAATTATATATTGTGTACGGGCAATGGGCATACATATTACATACTTTATATTGAGGCATACAGACTTCATATAAACAAACGTACAagctttatattgtttatcaGGGTAATAACACAAGCAGTTGCTAGCACTGTGTTGGCAATAAAAGCTTTTTTACACATACCATGTGATGTGCAGCATAAGGTATTACAACATGACATGATGCTGCTGTTTCTTAATGCATAACATAATGTATTGCATCAAGTTTCATGATTAATCTTCCCTTGTAGATAATTATGTCTGTGTTGCTTTAATATGCAACAGATTTGTCTTTAACTATTTGAAAACTGCGACTATAACATCCTTCAGCATTGCTATTGGGCATGAATATAAGTTATACTATCGCTTGTGCAAAAACCTTGTTTGCAATAATAATAcaccaaataaaatatacgGAAAGTAACGGTGATGCGAGTCATTTTAAGCGCATATGGTTCAAACATAAATACGAAACTTATTCAACAAAAGGCGTTACACCctacaaacaatatatcatGTTAagacaattatttaaaacaaatattatgattttataaaaaaagaaaaacctgCGTTCTGGCATTCacacatatatagtagttttttagtaatacacaatatctattttaattatCTTAAAATTTTTCCATGTTCCATCCAATCACACCATCATACTCACTTTGTTAATAActtcattcatatttaattaacataaatatttaatctcCAGGTAAAAGTTCGTTAACAGCTACAGGCGAGCACACAGCATGCGCTGTAGCAGCTTCATGTAAAGTTAAACCTCACTCCATGGCTGGCTCTATGGACTTTGCTTTAACATGGGATATGCCACAGGTTTGTTGGTGTAGATGATTGGTATACAGTAGGGTCTCattttgaagtaaaaaaaCTCACTTCTTGGCCAAGAGACATGGGGtcgaggcttgatgctgctaccaagTTGTCACCTATTCATGAGGaagttcaaaatattattcacacacaaagttacatatgtggtaactcataagcgggcacgaggtgtataaaacaaaacactaatgttataacgactgtcgttgccccgccatgcaaggataaataagtggtaacttgtaagcgggcatgaggtgtataaaacaaaacaacggtGTTATAGTGACTGTTGTTAAGATCaagcaagtaacattcatGGTGATGGGTTATGTCTTAACGACTCGTAAGTACTTACAAAGCCACATCATCGGTTACAATATGTTTTCATATGGTCACCCACAATAGTGGCAGTATCttctcgttataacacaagcacctatatgcataaaaacaatatatttccCACCCCAGATTCACTTTGGTGATGCAGGCAAACACTACAAGCGTCGATACACGCGCTGGTTTAATGGGGACAACGCTGGTGCTACAATCGCTTCTTATGCTTTGGATAATTATCAAACATGGGAGGATAAGATTGAGGCGTGGCAACGACCTATACTTGATAACAAGTAAGTTATTTGTAAATGGGTGTGTTATGTAGTTTTACATGTAATGGTAAATGTTAACATGTATTTCaggttaaacttttttttaatcccCACTACCTTATTGAAAGAggcaaataaaagttattattgttttaagtaaaaatatttaaatttttgttaagttaaaatttaatcctGACAAAACCTGATCAAAATACCCAACTGCTTATATTCAAATGCAgggttatttaaaacactgaaATTTTTTATCATCTTTATTATGAGTTTGTGTTCTGGCCATTTGGTCTGGTATGTGTTCAGGTGTTCAGcgataattattatttaagaaatgcaacatttttatataaaccttAAACCTCCATTTTCATCCAGACAGCTTCCTGATTGGTACAAATCGGCAATCTTCAATGAgctttattacatcacagatgGTGGGACTGTGTGGTTAGAAGTGGCTGAGGAGGAAAATGGAACAGCCAACGGAAAAGTACCGGAAACTTTACAGAATACGTGAGAATTAAATATTGGTATAATGAGAGTTAGTTACATGTAAGAAAAGGGTACCAGGTTCAAAACCTCACGCTGATAGACGTATGTGACCTTGAGTAAGATACTTCATGGACATttctccaactcagtggtcactaataggttgttgCATTCTGTGTGTTaaagtaatgggccaactgtggccaaAATTTTATGTCTCATGGTCTCCATTGTTGTAGGGCAAGGGCATCACTTATATAGAACCTAGCATTGAAGCTTCTATAAAGACTATTTTGTATAACATTAGACAAGCAACAAAATACTATGTTTTACTCTACAGAACTAAAGTTGACAGTTGTGACTTCTTGAAAGAATACGGAAAGTTTGCTTATTTGGAAGGACAAGAATATAAGTAAGTTGTTTTgtgacgataaaataaaaagcttcATTGGCACTTGCTGTGCATTGTCTCCCCTTAGTGTTCATTATGTAAAGTAAAAAGTGCTGATTCAGCAGTTTATTATAACGAATTGTTAATAAGTGTGAAGGGTAATAACATATGTCAGTTTAGCAGCAACGCTTTtatctaatattttattcaagtagtttttacccttagcgtgttttaacgactgtcttttgctgctaattcccttctcttcgtagttttatttaatttgatcttcactATTgcattcgaagagataaataagttgcatttatttatttacgttttgctgctaattccattctttttgttgttttaattattatgtcTTCGCTATTCTATTCATGGAgattaacattatatatacacagGATGTATAACACATATGATGTTCATTTCTACGCTTCTATTGCCCTTGCTTATCTATGGCCAAAGCTAGAGTTAAGTGTTCAATATGATATAGGTATGTACGTGTTATATGTATgagcattaaatataacttttctATGTGTTGTTGTGTAatatacaacttaacttatataaacacatgtgaaaattggtgcaaccaatttaaggttattgttttgttgacactttgttaAACTgactgttaaaaatactgaatTGGCATGTCGGCCATATTtacatcaaatatttaaattttactaactCAACTTAAATGAAACACtcctctatgacatcataacactTATTATTAAATCACAGCTACCAGCATCCTACATTCGAACCCACAACCTCATAAATACTTAATGGATGGGGTGACCGCTCCCGTTAAAACCCCCAACGTGGTCCCACATGATGTTGGGTGTCCAGGTGGGCTGCTCTACTGTGTTTTCAATAGTTTTTGGTGTTGAAATACTACTTTGCATGTTATGGAATAATGACGTGTAAATTGAGAAATAGAACTACTATACTGTTCTATAAACTAAACATACTTTAGACACAAAAGCAGGGTGCAGGTTATACATTCCTTCAAAAGTGTAaatagaacaagaaaatagaatgaaaatgtgtcccaacttcccccaccctaatactCATACGTTAACACATGACGCGAAACATACTTTATCTTTCATACAGCATATTATAGTGTgatatatattgaaatatacCAAAGCTAACCCCTCGTACCCCCACAGAGGACGAACCATGGTTAAGAGTGAACACATATTTTGTCCACGACACCGCCGACTGGCGCGACCTCAACCCAAAGTTCGTATTACAAGCATATCGGGATTATTACATCACTAAGGATATTGACTTTCTTAAAGCTATGTGGCCGATATGCAAGGtaattattatgtcataaataTATGCAGGGtgattgttatgtcataaatATATGCAAGGTTAAGTAGttattatgtcataaataTATGCAACGtgattattatgtcataaataTATGCAGGGTTCAGTAGTTATTATGGTGAACTGTAATTACCTGCCTACCATATTTATATCCAACATAAATATATGCAAGGTAATTATTATTGTGTCAtaacatgttataaattaatacCTACCATGAGAATGTATCATATTGCCATGACCTACTTTGTGTGGCTCAATTGTATGAAACATGATAAGTATGaaacataatacccaaattaGATTttagatgttaaatatatttatttagtaaacAACCCTAACTTTCCCCTATTTGGTTAGATTGTAATGGAGCAAAGCATGAGGCACGATAAAGATAACGATGGATTGATTGAAAACAGTGGAGCAGCGGATCAAACTTTTGATGGATGGTGTGTTACTGGACCAAGGTATTGCGGGATTATTATCTTAACCCTGGTACCCTTCGGTTACAATACTTGTTCTTCGGCCACTGAGGGGGCATTAGGCGTGTCGTACTTAGTCAGATTTCAATCACATATTGCAATATCCAGGACCGTGGTACAGTGGTTTCGATGAATGCTTCTAACCAAGAGGTTACTGGGTTCGAAGCTTgccactgctaccattgttagAGTATACATGCGgccacgaggtatatgaaacagaaaactcgtgttttaacgactgtcgttgccccgtcttgcgaggataaataagttacgtacgaggtaacttgtaagcgggcacgaggtgtatgaaacagaacacccgtgttataacgattgtcgttgccccgccatgcaaggataagtaagttacacacGTTTGGTAGATAAATACGCACATTGCATATTATGTTAACCCACATAACACCCCCAGTGCGTACTGTGGAGGGTTATGGCTTGCTGCGTTACGTTGTATGGAGGAAGCCGCAGACATTCTGCATGAGAAAGATGATCAAGTCAAGTTCCATGATATATTAGTGAGGGCTACCAAGGCTTAT encodes:
- the LOC100187229 gene encoding non-lysosomal glucosylceramidase isoform X1; this translates as MDCEPEWWKQLEDVSLNHPCDEDDNNLMQSWRGKSLGHNVPEHGWKIALSHKFKTKPTPWSFPPLTQIPSVLGLAVRYLQYYNQLRRKNKKPCMDFFNQHPLRPIYGVPLGGIGSGTINRGWQGDFCKWQLKPGIYTFDCPLADQFIVSIRRHNTVVCQQVLSTKGPSGEALRTWNWKYCGSYAYYNGLYPRAWTVYDLQGQNIVLTCRQISPVFPNDYKDTSLPAAVFVWDVENRGNEEVEVTIVMSLENGTGNPEQQKKVSGLWNEPFSNTDHNNKAKGVVMHNTTYRDMPYTLTVAAAEKPGVDVTHCTSFNPTHNGAEVWNSLLNTGRLQSKPGKSSLTATGEHTACAVAASCKVKPHSMAGSMDFALTWDMPQIHFGDAGKHYKRRYTRWFNGDNAGATIASYALDNYQTWEDKIEAWQRPILDNKQLPDWYKSAIFNELYYITDGGTVWLEVAEEENGTANGKVPETLQNTTKVDSCDFLKEYGKFAYLEGQEYKMYNTYDVHFYASIALAYLWPKLELSVQYDIATSILHSNPQPHKYLMDGVTAPVKTPNVVPHDVGCPEDEPWLRVNTYFVHDTADWRDLNPKFVLQAYRDYYITKDIDFLKAMWPICKIVMEQSMRHDKDNDGLIENSGAADQTFDGWCVTGPSAYCGGLWLAALRCMEEAADILHEKDDQVKFHDILVRATKAYQDRLWNGKYFNYDCSNNPQHRTSVMADQCAGQWFLLASGICDVLPDDQVMSSLKTIFSLNVEQYDGGRHGAVNGMRPHGAVDTSSVQSDEVWTGVTYALAATMIHKGMLKEGFRTASGIYRSCWQRYGMAFQTPEAMRKNHTYRSLAYMRPLSIWGMQYALENPKE
- the LOC100187229 gene encoding non-lysosomal glucosylceramidase isoform X2, with protein sequence MDCEPEWWKQLEDVSLNHPCDEDDNNLMQSWRGKSLGHNVPEHGWKIALSHKFKTKPTPWSFPPLTQIPSVLGLAVRYLQYYNQLRRKNKKPCMDFFNQHPLRPIYGVPLGGIGSGTINRGWQGDFCKWQLKPGIYTFDCPLADQFIVSIRRHNTVVCQQVLSTKGPSGEALRTWNWKYCGSYAYYNGLYPRAWTVYDLQGQNIVLTCRQISPVFPNDYKDTSLPAAVFVWDVENRGNEEVEVTIVMSLENGTGNPEQQKKVSGLWNEPFSNTDHNNKAKGVVMHNTTYRDMPYTLTVAAAEKPGVDVTHCTSFNPTHNGAEVWNSLLNTGRLQSKPGKSSLTATGEHTACAVAASCKVKPHSMAGSMDFALTWDMPQIHFGDAGKHYKRRYTRWFNGDNAGATIASYALDNYQTWEDKIEAWQRPILDNKQLPDWYKSAIFNELYYITDGGTVWLEVAEEENGTANGKVPETLQNTTKVDSCDFLKEYGKFAYLEGQEYKMYNTYDVHFYASIALAYLWPKLELSVQYDIATSILHSNPQPHKYLMDGVTAPVKTPNVVPHDVGCPEDEPWLRVNTYFVHDTADWRDLNPKFVLQAYRDYYITKDIDFLKAMWPICKIVMEQSMRHDKDNDGLIENSGAADQTFDGWCVTGPSAYCGGLWLAALRCMEEAADILHEKDDQVKFHDILVRATKAYQDRLWNGKYFNYDCSNNPQHRTSVMADQCAGQWFLLASGICDVLPDDQVMSSLKTIFSLNVEQYDGGRHGAVNGMRPHGAVDTSSVQSDEVWTGVTYALAATMIHKLNTLHRAC